The sequence GTGTGCAAATGAGGGATGCAATTGGCAGACCGCAGTTGATGCATAAATGTAAAGGAGAGATTCATTTATGAAGAAAACCAAGATTGTAAGTACTCTTGGTCCTGCAAGTACTGATGTTGACACGATCGTTAAGTTGATCCAAGCAGGAGCAAATATTTTCCGTTTCAACTTCTCACACGGTGACCACCCAGAACACCTGGGCCGGATGCAAAACGTTAAGAAGGCCGAAGAAATCACCGGCAAGCACGTTGGTCTCATGCTTGATACCAAGGGTGCCGAAATTCGGACGACTGTTGAAAAGGAAGGTAAGATCGAATTCAACATTGGCGACAAGGTTCGCATTTCCATGGATGCTTCATTAGAAGGTACCCATGACAAGATCGCTGTTACCTACCCAGGCCTGTACGACGACACTCATGTTGGTGGCCACGTTCTGTTTGACGATGGTCTGATCGACATGCTGATCGACGAAAAGGATGAAGAACACCGTGAACTGGTTTGCCACGTGCTGAACCACGGTATTCTTGGTTCCCGGAAGGGTGTTAACGCTCCTGGCGTTTCCATCAACCTGCCTGGGATCACTGAAAAGGACAGCTCCGACATTCGCTTCGGTCTGGACAACAAGATCAACTACATCTCCGCTTCCTTCGTTCGGAAGGCCCAGGATGTTCTTGACATTCGTGAACTGCTCAAGGAAAAGAACATGGAAGACGTTCAGATCTTCCCAAAGATCGAATCTCAAGAAGGGATCGACAACTTTGAAGAAATCATCGACGTTGCCGATGGTCTGATGGTTCCTCGTGGTGACATGGGTGTTGAAATTCCTGCTGAAAATGTGCCAATCGTTCAGAAGCACATGATCAAGCGGTGCAACGAACTTGGTAAGCCAGTTATCACTGCTACCCAGATGCTGGACTCCATGCAAGAAAACCCACGGCCAACCCGTGCCGAAGTTTCTGACGTTGCCAACGCCGTCTTTGATGGTACTGACGCAACCATGCTGTCTGGTGAAAGTGCCAACGGTGACTACCCAGTAGAATCCGTTGCCATGATGAACGCCATCGACATCAAGGCTGAAAAGCACCTTTGGGAATTCGGTACTGAAACCTTTGATTGGGACAAGTCCGACGTTACCGAAACGATCGGTTCTGCCGTTGCCAACGCTGCTAAGGACTTAGACATCCACACCATTGTTGCCTACACTGCTTCAGGCTACACTGCTAAGATGATCTCTAAGTACCGTCCAAACGCCGACATCGTTGCCCTGACTCCAAACGAGCGGGTAGAACGAGGCCTGATGATCAACTGGGGTGTTCAACCTTACGTTGTTAACGAAGCTACCGACACTGATAAGATGTTCGACCTGGCTGCTGAAAAGGCAGTTGAGCTGGGCTTTGCTAAGAAGGGTGACAAGATCATCGTTCTGGCCGGTGTTCCAGTTGGTGTACCAGGAACGACCAACCTGATGCGGGTTATGACGATTGCTTAATCGTTAATCCAACTAAATCGAAAAGAGTGCGACAGTTGCCGCGCTCTTTTTTTGTGGTGCACAGGGCGCTGGTCAAAGCCGGGTGAGCCGTGTAAAATGGTTCTAGAATATCACTAGTAAATAAATGGGGTCGAAAAATTATGAACTCTGCATTAGGAAAAGTTGTATCGGCGGTCATGGTGGATGAAAACGAGGACTACTACTTCGTTCAACCCGACCGCAACGGACAGACATACCGTCTGCCCAAAGACGAGAGCCCCCAGGTCCTCCACATTGGGGGGCAGGTCCGGGGCTTTGTCTACGAAAATGAGGACCACCAGCTGCAGATGACTTGCCAGCATATCCCGACAGTCCAGGTGGATCATTACGATTTCGGGACGGTGGTGGCTGTCCGGCGGGACCTCGGTGTCTTCGTCGACATCGGTCTTCCCAATAAGGACATCGTGGTTTCTTTAGATGATCTGCCGGAATTAAAGCACCTCTGGCCGCAACCCGGCGACCAATTAATGATTGCCCTCAAGGTTGACGATAAGGACCGAATCTGGGGTCAACTGGCCGACGACGCGATCTTCAATGCGATCGCCCTGGCACCGTCACCACGCCTGCAAAATCGCGACACGGAGGCAATTGTCTACCGCCTGAAGTTGAACGGGACCCATGTGCTGACGGCGGACTATCACCTTGGCTTTATCCATCCTAGCGAACGCGATCAGGAACCGCGCCTAGGTCAGCGGGTTCATGCCCGGGTGATTGGCATCTCGTCACACAATAGCTTGAATCTCTCCCTCAAGCCGCGGGCCTACCAGGCGATCGGCGAGGATGCCCAGATGTTGATGGCGATGCTTGAGCATGATCGCAACCACCGCCTGCCTTACACTGACAAGTCGTCACCGGCGGCAATCCGGACCGCCTTTGGCATCAGCAAGGGCCAATTTAAGCGGGCGGTTGGTCACCTGCTCAAGGCCGGCCTGGTCAAAGAAGAAGCCGGCCAGCTGATCCTCCTCAAACAGGACGCGCAATAATGCAGGATGAGATTGGGGCCCTGGTGGATTACTTGCGGGATTCGCGCGGCCTGGCGCAAAATACATTGGCTTCCTACCAGCGTGACCTGGGCAAGGCGGCCCGCTATTTTGAGGAGCAGGGGATCACAGAATGGACGGCCGTGGACCGGTACGCCGTCTTAAACCTATTGGCGAGTGAGCGCGACCAGGGGCGGTCGACGGCGACGATCAACCGTCTGATCTCAAGCTTGCGGCAGCTGTTTAAGTT comes from Limosilactobacillus sp. and encodes:
- the pyk gene encoding pyruvate kinase, whose amino-acid sequence is MKKTKIVSTLGPASTDVDTIVKLIQAGANIFRFNFSHGDHPEHLGRMQNVKKAEEITGKHVGLMLDTKGAEIRTTVEKEGKIEFNIGDKVRISMDASLEGTHDKIAVTYPGLYDDTHVGGHVLFDDGLIDMLIDEKDEEHRELVCHVLNHGILGSRKGVNAPGVSINLPGITEKDSSDIRFGLDNKINYISASFVRKAQDVLDIRELLKEKNMEDVQIFPKIESQEGIDNFEEIIDVADGLMVPRGDMGVEIPAENVPIVQKHMIKRCNELGKPVITATQMLDSMQENPRPTRAEVSDVANAVFDGTDATMLSGESANGDYPVESVAMMNAIDIKAEKHLWEFGTETFDWDKSDVTETIGSAVANAAKDLDIHTIVAYTASGYTAKMISKYRPNADIVALTPNERVERGLMINWGVQPYVVNEATDTDKMFDLAAEKAVELGFAKKGDKIIVLAGVPVGVPGTTNLMRVMTIA
- a CDS encoding CvfB family protein, giving the protein MNSALGKVVSAVMVDENEDYYFVQPDRNGQTYRLPKDESPQVLHIGGQVRGFVYENEDHQLQMTCQHIPTVQVDHYDFGTVVAVRRDLGVFVDIGLPNKDIVVSLDDLPELKHLWPQPGDQLMIALKVDDKDRIWGQLADDAIFNAIALAPSPRLQNRDTEAIVYRLKLNGTHVLTADYHLGFIHPSERDQEPRLGQRVHARVIGISSHNSLNLSLKPRAYQAIGEDAQMLMAMLEHDRNHRLPYTDKSSPAAIRTAFGISKGQFKRAVGHLLKAGLVKEEAGQLILLKQDAQ